A window from Streptomyces sp. NBC_00271 encodes these proteins:
- a CDS encoding condensation domain-containing protein codes for MSSQGVPRGAVLAVVHEPVALSPGGPLVLELRGPLGPADAETVAARLAQRHRAFGVALDSHRPGHHTLRLTPPAAGGLAALPADLLADLLAPPPPGGEILPVTGHQQTLLRAALTPAATATSTSTGTGGSSDGGDGGGVEQLYWDWSGPFDVARFAAAWQSVVDRECVLRACFDWVAAPRLVLHARAEADIAVCSPAAVTWPQLLRRDRARGFALHRPGLLRLTLLAAEPGGGAGAAPPRVLLTYHPALLDERGVHLLLREFYRAYAAGGVLPGGERRPDLRDHARWLAGQDTTAARQFWARAVPPPRAATRPGRPGGATGQSGPGVLHTRLRAPETLRLRSWAALRGAAESSALHLVWALLLYRAAGVAGPLPVSFGVQLSGRDIALPGAAGIPGLLDSPLPMTVTVDPAAPLADLLHQVRDTLLDLAAYPWASTETIRAWAPRPPAAPAPAAGPGPVAGPVAGPAAGVGPLCGAGGTLVRFDGPLVLPKVLRGELAAQGVHADTPRNAAGAAGGPLTLAARHDSAGGLVLGLFYDRAQLADEDAAALHSQCVRLLRALPEFRQAQASAGQLLDLLARAAAPRMARPVPPAPHPALTVLRPGHPHADVICLVTAPGVPAGSYDLFVRGHRGPEEIVAVHGDGAPGVLHQASGPGRRLVLCGCGPGGRAAYELAQRTPHAPGMVSAVVMTGIGDAAASASALARGVRSVLTPPP; via the coding sequence ATGAGCAGCCAGGGTGTGCCGCGGGGCGCTGTTCTTGCCGTGGTCCATGAGCCGGTGGCGCTGTCGCCGGGCGGTCCGCTGGTCCTGGAACTGCGCGGCCCGCTGGGTCCGGCGGACGCCGAGACGGTCGCCGCCCGGCTCGCGCAGCGCCACCGTGCCTTCGGTGTCGCGCTGGACAGTCACCGGCCCGGTCACCACACGCTGCGCCTGACCCCGCCCGCCGCGGGCGGGCTTGCCGCGCTGCCCGCGGACCTGCTGGCCGACCTGCTGGCACCGCCCCCGCCGGGCGGGGAGATCCTCCCGGTCACCGGACACCAGCAGACCCTGCTGCGCGCCGCCCTCACCCCCGCCGCCACCGCCACCAGCACCAGCACTGGCACCGGCGGCAGCAGTGACGGCGGTGACGGGGGCGGGGTCGAGCAGTTGTACTGGGACTGGTCCGGGCCTTTCGATGTGGCGCGGTTCGCCGCGGCGTGGCAGTCCGTCGTCGACCGGGAGTGTGTGCTGCGGGCCTGTTTCGACTGGGTCGCCGCGCCGCGTCTGGTGCTGCACGCCCGGGCCGAGGCGGACATCGCGGTGTGTTCCCCGGCCGCCGTCACCTGGCCCCAGCTGCTGCGGCGGGACCGGGCGCGGGGGTTCGCGCTGCACCGGCCGGGACTGCTGCGCCTGACGCTGCTGGCGGCGGAGCCCGGCGGGGGTGCGGGCGCGGCGCCGCCGCGGGTGCTGCTGACCTATCACCCGGCCCTCCTCGACGAGCGGGGTGTGCACCTGCTGCTGCGGGAGTTCTACCGCGCCTACGCCGCCGGCGGCGTCCTGCCGGGCGGGGAACGCCGTCCCGATCTGCGCGACCATGCCCGCTGGCTGGCCGGCCAGGACACCACGGCCGCGCGGCAGTTCTGGGCCCGCGCGGTGCCGCCGCCGCGGGCCGCCACCCGCCCGGGGCGGCCGGGCGGCGCCACCGGGCAGAGCGGGCCCGGTGTGCTGCACACCCGGCTGCGGGCGCCGGAGACCCTCCGGCTGCGTTCCTGGGCCGCGCTGCGCGGCGCCGCCGAGTCCAGCGCGCTGCACCTGGTGTGGGCGCTGCTGCTGTACCGGGCGGCGGGCGTTGCCGGGCCGCTGCCGGTGAGTTTCGGGGTGCAGCTGTCGGGCCGGGACATCGCCCTGCCGGGGGCGGCGGGCATTCCCGGCCTGCTGGACAGCCCGCTGCCGATGACCGTGACCGTCGATCCGGCCGCCCCGCTGGCGGACCTGCTGCACCAGGTCCGCGACACGCTGCTGGACCTGGCCGCCTACCCGTGGGCCAGCACCGAGACGATCCGTGCGTGGGCCCCCCGCCCGCCCGCCGCCCCCGCCCCCGCTGCCGGTCCCGGTCCTGTTGCCGGTCCTGTTGCGGGTCCTGCTGCGGGTGTGGGTCCGCTCTGCGGTGCCGGCGGCACTCTGGTGCGTTTCGACGGCCCGCTCGTGCTGCCGAAGGTCCTGCGCGGCGAACTCGCCGCCCAGGGCGTCCACGCGGACACCCCCCGCAACGCGGCCGGCGCCGCCGGCGGGCCCCTGACCCTCGCCGCCCGGCACGACAGCGCGGGCGGCCTGGTCCTGGGCCTGTTCTACGACCGGGCGCAGCTGGCGGACGAGGACGCCGCCGCCCTGCACTCCCAGTGCGTACGCCTGCTGCGCGCGCTGCCCGAGTTCCGGCAGGCCCAGGCCAGTGCCGGACAGCTGCTGGACCTGCTGGCCCGGGCCGCGGCACCGCGCATGGCCCGGCCCGTGCCGCCCGCGCCGCACCCCGCCCTGACCGTGCTGCGGCCCGGGCATCCGCACGCGGACGTGATCTGCCTGGTCACCGCCCCGGGTGTGCCGGCGGGCAGCTACGACCTGTTCGTCCGCGGCCACCGCGGCCCGGAGGAAATCGTGGCCGTGCACGGTGACGGCGCACCGGGCGTGCTGCACCAGGCATCCGGGCCGGGCCGGCGCCTGGTGCTGTGCGGGTGCGGGCCCGGGGGGAGGGCGGCCTACGAACTCGCCCAGCGCACGCCGCATGCTCCCGGCATGGTTTCGGCCGTGGTCATGACCGGCATCGGCGACGCCGCCGCCAGCGCGTCCGCCCTCGCCCGCGGGGTGCGCTCCGTCCTCACCCCGCCCCCCTGA
- a CDS encoding AfsR/SARP family transcriptional regulator yields the protein MRIQVLGPLSAEVNGGSIVPSAGKPRQILSLLALYPGRVMPVPTLMEEIWATQPPQSALTTLQTYILQLRRRLGTAMGPGAPGGAKEVLATRHGGYLLQIPPDCVDVHQYDRLTREGQAAFESGDDEVSAARFKAALGLWQGPALVDVRLGPVLEIEVVRLEESRLVTVERRIDADLRLGRHAELIAELIELTARHPQHEGLHSQAMVALYRSGRQASALEVYRRLRVRLIEDLGVEPSPQLQRLHQAVLTVDPQLDVLAGPRHSSTYDLFTA from the coding sequence GTGAGGATTCAGGTTCTGGGTCCGTTGAGTGCCGAGGTCAACGGGGGATCCATCGTTCCGAGCGCGGGCAAGCCGCGGCAGATCCTGTCGCTGCTGGCGTTGTATCCCGGGCGGGTGATGCCCGTCCCGACCCTCATGGAGGAGATCTGGGCGACACAGCCGCCGCAGAGCGCGCTGACCACGCTGCAGACCTACATCCTGCAGCTGCGCCGGCGGCTGGGCACCGCGATGGGGCCCGGTGCGCCGGGCGGCGCCAAGGAGGTGCTGGCCACCCGGCACGGCGGCTATCTGCTGCAGATCCCGCCCGACTGCGTCGACGTGCACCAGTACGACCGGCTGACGAGGGAGGGCCAGGCCGCTTTCGAGAGCGGTGACGACGAGGTGTCCGCCGCCCGTTTCAAGGCGGCCCTGGGCCTGTGGCAGGGCCCCGCCCTGGTCGACGTACGGCTGGGGCCGGTCCTGGAGATCGAGGTGGTGCGGCTGGAGGAGAGCCGGCTGGTCACCGTGGAACGGCGCATCGACGCCGACCTGCGGCTGGGCCGGCACGCCGAACTCATCGCCGAGCTCATCGAACTGACCGCCCGTCACCCCCAGCACGAGGGACTGCACTCCCAGGCCATGGTGGCGCTCTACCGCTCCGGCCGGCAGGCCTCCGCGCTGGAGGTCTACCGCCGGCTGCGGGTGCGGCTGATCGAGGACCTGGGCGTGGAACCCTCCCCCCAGCTGCAACGCCTCCACCAGGCCGTCCTGACCGTCGACCCCCAGCTGGACGTCCTCGCGGGCCCGCGCCACAGCTCCACCTACGACCTGTTCACGGCCTGA
- a CDS encoding IS701 family transposase: protein MIDERAVEIWNDELEELFLRTGHRFRRVEPRRRMRDYIRGLLGPVGRKNGWQLAEYAGHRTPDRLQRLLNGARWDADELRDDLQHYVAERLGEPDGILILDDTGFLKKGTTSAGVQRQYSGTAGRTENCQIGVFAAYATTRGRALVDRELYLPKTWTDDRDRCRAAHIPNERTFATKPDLAKAMVLRAIASPLPIAWVTADAAYGQEWRLRHMLEETSLGYVLAVPKSQQVPHFGRIDHLFSQAPDEAWERHSCGDGAKGPRVYHWAALQITPIEDFDDEMPTHQRWALARRSISKPEEIAYYLAYAPLGTTIEHLVRVAGTRWAIEEAFQAAKNECGLDQYEVRRYTGWMRHITLAMLAHAFLAVMAVDAAAKGAAETVPASRPSPWQKFGGSWQLATHPPPFTSPSSAHAR, encoded by the coding sequence GTGATCGACGAGCGTGCAGTTGAGATCTGGAACGACGAACTCGAGGAACTGTTCCTGCGTACCGGCCACCGCTTCAGGCGTGTCGAGCCGCGTCGCCGGATGCGTGACTACATCCGTGGACTACTGGGCCCGGTCGGCCGCAAAAACGGCTGGCAGCTGGCCGAATACGCCGGACACCGCACACCCGACCGCCTCCAGCGGCTTCTCAACGGCGCCCGCTGGGACGCCGATGAGCTCCGCGACGACCTCCAGCACTACGTAGCCGAACGGCTCGGCGAGCCCGACGGGATCCTCATCCTCGACGACACCGGCTTCCTCAAGAAGGGCACCACCTCGGCCGGCGTGCAGCGCCAGTACTCCGGCACCGCCGGCCGCACCGAGAACTGCCAGATCGGCGTGTTCGCCGCCTACGCCACCACCCGTGGACGCGCCCTGGTGGACCGGGAGTTGTACCTGCCCAAGACCTGGACCGACGACCGCGACCGCTGCCGCGCCGCCCACATCCCCAACGAGCGGACTTTCGCCACCAAACCCGACCTGGCCAAGGCCATGGTGCTGCGGGCGATCGCCTCACCGCTGCCGATCGCATGGGTGACCGCGGACGCCGCCTACGGCCAGGAATGGCGGCTGCGCCACATGCTGGAGGAGACCAGCCTGGGGTATGTACTCGCGGTTCCCAAGTCCCAGCAGGTGCCCCACTTCGGACGCATCGACCACCTCTTCTCCCAAGCACCCGACGAAGCGTGGGAGAGGCATTCGTGCGGTGACGGTGCCAAGGGCCCGCGCGTCTACCACTGGGCCGCCCTGCAGATCACGCCCATCGAGGACTTCGACGACGAGATGCCCACCCACCAGCGGTGGGCACTGGCCCGCCGCAGCATCAGCAAGCCCGAAGAGATCGCCTACTACCTCGCCTACGCACCGCTCGGCACCACCATCGAGCACCTGGTCCGCGTCGCCGGGACGCGCTGGGCCATCGAGGAAGCCTTCCAGGCCGCGAAGAACGAATGCGGCCTCGACCAGTACGAAGTCCGCCGCTACACCGGCTGGATGCGGCACATCACCCTGGCCATGCTGGCGCATGCCTTTCTGGCCGTCATGGCCGTCGACGCCGCGGCAAAAGGGGCAGCAGAAACGGTTCCTGCCTCGCGCCCCTCACCGTGGCAGAAATTCGGCGGCTCCTGGCAACTGGCCACTCATCCACCGCCGTTCACCAGCCCCTCATCAGCGCACGCGCGTTGA
- a CDS encoding IS630 family transposase encodes MTSTAGASAPRRGPKLEPLLLSDDERAVLERWTRRATSAQALALRARIVLACAGPEVPPIVAVARELRVTADTVRKWRRRFLAERLDGLADEPRPGRPPTISVDQVEAVVVTTLEQLPKNATHWSRTSMAQHSGLSKSTVGRIWRQFQLKPHLADTFKLSTDPLFVEKVYDVVGLYFNPPEGAVVLSVDEKSQIQALDRSQPVLPIMPGMPERRTHDYVRNGLTTLFAAFDVATGEVITALHRRHRAVEFKKFLIRIDKEVPAHLQVHLIVDNYGTHKTPAIKAWLAKHPRFELHFTPTGSSWINQVERWFGYLAHQMIRRGAHKNIQALEADIRAWVKDWNEAPKPFVWTKTAEEILDSLARFCRRISGAGH; translated from the coding sequence GTGACTTCTACTGCTGGTGCGTCAGCTCCTCGTCGGGGCCCGAAGCTGGAACCGTTGCTGCTGTCTGATGACGAGCGGGCGGTGTTGGAGCGGTGGACGCGTCGGGCTACATCGGCCCAGGCGCTGGCCCTGCGCGCGCGGATCGTGCTGGCGTGCGCGGGCCCGGAGGTGCCGCCGATCGTCGCGGTCGCCCGGGAACTGCGGGTGACCGCGGACACCGTCCGCAAGTGGCGCCGACGCTTCCTCGCCGAGCGGCTGGACGGGCTGGCGGACGAGCCCCGGCCGGGCCGGCCGCCCACCATCAGCGTCGATCAGGTGGAAGCGGTGGTGGTCACCACGCTGGAACAGCTCCCGAAGAACGCCACCCACTGGTCGCGGACATCGATGGCGCAGCACAGTGGTCTGTCGAAGTCGACCGTGGGCCGGATCTGGCGGCAGTTCCAGCTCAAGCCGCATCTGGCGGACACCTTCAAGCTGTCGACGGACCCGTTGTTCGTGGAGAAGGTCTACGACGTCGTGGGCTTGTACTTCAACCCGCCCGAGGGTGCGGTGGTGCTGTCGGTGGACGAGAAGTCGCAGATCCAGGCACTGGACCGGTCCCAGCCGGTGCTGCCGATAATGCCGGGCATGCCCGAGCGGCGTACGCACGACTATGTGCGCAACGGCCTGACCACGTTGTTCGCCGCGTTCGATGTCGCCACGGGTGAAGTCATCACTGCCCTGCACCGCCGGCACCGGGCCGTGGAGTTCAAGAAGTTCCTGATCCGGATCGACAAGGAGGTGCCCGCGCACTTGCAGGTCCACCTGATCGTGGACAATTACGGCACCCACAAGACACCCGCGATCAAGGCTTGGCTGGCCAAACACCCGCGGTTCGAGCTGCACTTCACCCCGACCGGCTCGTCCTGGATCAACCAGGTCGAGCGGTGGTTCGGCTACCTCGCCCACCAGATGATCCGCCGCGGCGCACACAAAAACATCCAGGCCCTGGAAGCCGACATCCGGGCATGGGTCAAGGACTGGAACGAAGCCCCCAAGCCGTTCGTCTGGACCAAGACGGCCGAAGAAATCCTCGACTCCCTCGCCCGCTTCTGCCGACGGATCTCTGGCGCAGGACACTAG